Genomic window (Streptomyces yatensis):
GTGAGGCGGACGCCGCCGCTCTGGTACAGGAAACGGCGGGCGTGCTGCATCGGTGCCCCGAGTGCCCGCCCGATCAAGCTGAACGACTGCCCCTCGCGCGAGCGTCTTCAGATCTGGTCCTGTTGAGCCGCTGAAAAACCGTAGTCACGCACCTGTGCCTCCACGATCACATGATCATCCGCGGGTGGTGCGTTGATCACTTGAGGGTCGCCATCCTTTGCCGACAGGCAGCCGCGTGCGGCGGAATCGGCGGGGCGTCCGCCGGACTGCCGGGCACCTCGCGCCGTGCTCAGGCCGTGTCGGCGGGCAGGGCGGAGTAGGGGTGGACCTCGATCCGCATGGGCGGCTCGGCGAGGAGGCCGATGATCTCGTCGCGCAGTTCATCGGCGAGAGGGCTGTTCTCGTAGGCGTCACCCTTGGCTGGCCCTCCAGCTCACAGACCAGATCTCCCACAACCCAGCAGGCCCGGTGACGACCCGCACCTTCGAGGCCGTCGGCCGACAGGTGTATGCGCTGGGCGTTCCCGCGAGCAGCTGGTTCACCGCGACCTCCGCCCTGATGCACTACATCCTCGGTGCCGCCGGCCAGAACGCCGCGAACCTCGCCCTCGCACGCAGCCTTGGCCCGGAAGCCGACCGCGACGCCTACATGGACGCCGTGGCGGCGATATGGAAGCAGCTCAGCCCGCAGGAGTTCCCCTTCACCCGGGCGGTCGCGGACCACGGGCTCGATCACGACGACCGCGCGCAATTCCTTGTCGGCATCGACCTCATCATCGCGGGCATCGAGGCCGGGCACGCACGCTGATCAGCTGTGCGGGCCTTGGTCTCGGAGTCTCGGAAGGCATACGGGGTACGGCCGGGGAAGCCGTGCCTGTTCGGGCAGGTGTGCCAGGTCTGCTTGAAGCCGGGCTCGTCCTCGACCCCCGTCTCCCACGCACTCTCGTCGAACCACTGGGCATCGGTCGGGCAATTGACGCCGTGGTTGCCGAAGCCGACCCACTGGGAGAACCGGGTGAACGACTCCACCGTGCTCGTCGCCGCCGTCACCCGTCGGCGCCAGACCCTTCCAGTTCCTGATCCTGGGCATCAGATCGAAGCCCAGCAGGTGGGCCAGGGTGAAGACAGGCAGCGGCTTTAGGTGGACAGTTCAAGTTGATCTTGACGGCTTCGACCCCTATGACAGCCAGGAAGACGTGCGCAAGGTCGATGTCCAGCTCCGCGAAGCCGATGGCCGGTTGCGAGTCCTTCCCCGAGTGCAGCCCCTGTTCGCCATACCCCCTCGGCCGCGACGGCCTCCGGCCGTGCGCCTTGCCCCCGGTCAATGGGTTCGATGGCAGCTCAACTACCGTTTCAGCAGTGCGGCAGGGGTGCGGGACTGGTCGTACTGGCTGGACACTTTCAACATCGCCTATGGTCCAATGAGCGACGACGTGTTCTTGTCGACGCCCACTGTGTTCATCGACGAGCGAGGGCCGCTCAGGTAGTCCAACTGCGGTGTGATCAAGCACTGGACTCGTCGCCCTCCGCTTCGGCGTGGGTGGGTTGCCGAGGCCAGCCAGGAGTTTGTCGATGCGTTCGCTGGTGCAGCGGTGTTGTTCGACCTCGCGGCCCAGCCGCGTTCGGCCGCGTCGCGGGCGAGGGTGAGTTCAACCTCGCGTCGTGCTCGCAGTCGTGGTGCGTATTCGAGTGTGGTGACGAACTTCGCGCACGTCAGGTAGAGGTCGCACTCACAGGGGCCTTCGGCGGGCAGCCGGAGGCAGCGGCCGAGTTCGAGCCCGGTCTTGAAGAAGTTGGTCCTGAGCCAGTCGACCGAGGTATCTGGGAGTGTGCCGCCTCGCGGAGCCCTGGCGCCGCGTCCGAGAGCTGATGGCGGGAACCGGGTTGAGGTCACAGCAATCGGTCGACCAGCCCGTCGATGTAGTCCGGGGTGAGCGGGACCATGCCGAACAAGACGCGGATATACATCGGGGCCAGGATGTGGTCCAGCACGTCGAACGCGTCGGGTGCGGGCTCGCCGCGGTCGCGGGCGCGATCGAGCATGGACTGCAGTTGCCGGGTGCGTTCGGCGCGGAGGTCGGCACCAGCCTGCAGGCCCTGCTGACCGCTGCTCGACAGGGCGAAGGCCAGGTGCAGCACCGCCGGGCCGTCGGGTCCGGTGATCTCGCGGGCCACTTGGGCCGCGTAAGTGCGCAGGTCGCCGGCGAGGCTCCCGGTGTCGGGCATCGGCGACTGCGCGTTGAGGCGGGTGAGCGCCACGTCGGTGAGCAGGGTTTCCAGGTTGCCCCACCGGCGGTAGATGCTGCTGTCGGCTACGCCTGCGCGGGCTGCGACCTCGCCGACGGTGAAGTTGCCGTAGCCGCGCTCACTGATCAGGTCGGTGACGGCCTGGTGCACCTGCGCGCTGACGCGGGCGCTCCGTCCGCCGGGCCGCCGGGCTCGCTGCCGCTCGTTCATGCCCCCACCTTAACGCAGCCGATTCTTGCGTTTGCGTGGCGATCCTCTTTATAGTCACCTAACGCAGTCGCTGACTGCTTTAGGGCGCTCAGGTGTATCGCAACGCGCGTCGACCGCGACCGGGCGCAACTGACGATGGAGGGGGATCCCATGGCTGCATCGCATGCGACCGTAGGCAGTCGATCAAACCGGGCCGTGCTGCTCACGGTGACCTGCCTAGGCCAATTCATGGTCCTGCTCGACAACACGATCGTTGGAGCGGCGCTGCCCGATATGCAGCACCGGCTGCACACTCAGCTGACCGGTCTGCAGTGGATCGTCGACGCGTACGTACTGCTGGTCGCCATGCTGCTGCTGTCCGGCGGTGTCTTCGCCGACCGGTTCGGCCGCAAGCGGGTGTACCTGACCGGCGTGGCGGTGTTCACCGCCGCGTCGCTGCTGTGCAGCCTCGCGCCCTCGGTCGGCTGGCTGGTCACCGGCCGGGTGCTGCAGGGCATCGGGGCCGCGGCGCTGAGCCCTGCCTCGCTCGCCCTGCTCGCCGCCGCCTATCCCGTGCCCCAAGAACGAATCAAGGCGATCGGGCTGTGGGCCGGATTCAGCGGACTCGGTCTGGCCGCAGGCCCCGTGGCCGGCGGCGTGCTGACCGAAGCCTTCGGCTGGCCCGCCATCTTCCTGGTCAATCTGCCCATCGGCGTGGTCCTTCTGCTGGTCGGTCTGCGCAGCCTTGACGAGACCCGCAATCCGGGCGCCCCCGCGATCGACATCCCGGGCACGGTGCTGTCCGTTCTGGCGGTGGGGGTGCTGACCTACGGGCTGATCGAAGGCGGTGCCCGCGGCTGGACATCGCCGGTGATCCTGGGCAGCTTCGCCGCCGCGGTGATTCTCCTCGCCGCCTTCGTCGCCGTCGAAGCGCGTCGTTCCGCTCCGATGCTGCCGCTGCGGCTGTTCCGGCAGCGCCTGTTCACCGTGTCCAACACCGCCATGGTCGTGGTGGGGTTCGCGCTCATGGGTTCGTCGTTCTTCTTCTCCCAGTTCTTCGTGTACGTCCAGGGCAGCTCAATCCTGCGCGCCGGCCTGCAGACCCTGCCGGTATCCCTTGCCATGGTGATCGTCAGCCCGTACGCGGGCCGGCTCGCCGCCCGGTACGGCTTCCGAATCGTGGTCACCACCGGTCTGGCCCTGGCCGGCCTGGGACTGCTGGCGCTCGGGATGGTGCACGCCGACACCGGCTACGGGAACGTGTGGTGGCGGCTTGGAGTCGTCGGCATCGGCTTCGCCCTGACCATGTCCCCACTGACGGGAGCCGCCATCCAAGCAGTCAGCCCGCAGGAAGGCGGCCTCGCATCGGGCATCAGCAGCACCACCCGGCAGATCGGCGCGGTGCTCGGCGTGGCGGTACTCGGAGCCATCGTCCGCACCCGGCAATCCGGCGGCGCCTCCTTCGAGGCCGGCCTCGACAGCGCCTTCCTCGCTGCCGGCACCATCACTTTGGCCACCGCCGTGTTCACCGGCCTATGGCTGGCGAGGTCCAAGCCCGCGGAAGGCTCCGCGGCGCCGCAACGTTCCACCGGTCCAGATGCGGTCACCACCTCGAACGCGACATCCGTGAACAGCCGGTGACAACAACAACCGCCTTGGCGACGAGAGGTGGCTGCGCGCCGAGGGCGTCGGCAAGGAGATCGCATTGGTCGCATCGGAGCCACCGACGAGCTGGACCGAGCAGGATCGCGAGCACCACTACCTCCAACAGGTCGTGCGGAGCGGGGGGACACGCATGCGCCCGCACTCCCTCCTGTTCCTGCTCCTGGGCGTGGGGATCACGGAACACGGAGCCACCCGGGAGGACCTGAAGCAGGGGGTTCGGAACGCCGAAAACCCGGAAGGCGACCTGGATGCCTCTGCTGGGAGGACCCTGCAGGACTCGACGAGGACGAACGGGCCCGGCAGCCGGAGCAGATCGAGGACGCCGAGCGCTACGCGGCGCGCTATGGCCGGCCGCCGCCACGCACCCACGGCGATGTCCTGGAACTTCTCGTGGCCGCGGGCGTCATCTACGAGGGGACCGACGGTTCCGGTGAGCAGCGCTTCTACCCCAAGGTCCCCGCGCCCCCGC
Coding sequences:
- a CDS encoding TetR/AcrR family transcriptional regulator, producing the protein MNERQRARRPGGRSARVSAQVHQAVTDLISERGYGNFTVGEVAARAGVADSSIYRRWGNLETLLTDVALTRLNAQSPMPDTGSLAGDLRTYAAQVAREITGPDGPAVLHLAFALSSSGQQGLQAGADLRAERTRQLQSMLDRARDRGEPAPDAFDVLDHILAPMYIRVLFGMVPLTPDYIDGLVDRLL
- a CDS encoding MFS transporter — its product is MAASHATVGSRSNRAVLLTVTCLGQFMVLLDNTIVGAALPDMQHRLHTQLTGLQWIVDAYVLLVAMLLLSGGVFADRFGRKRVYLTGVAVFTAASLLCSLAPSVGWLVTGRVLQGIGAAALSPASLALLAAAYPVPQERIKAIGLWAGFSGLGLAAGPVAGGVLTEAFGWPAIFLVNLPIGVVLLLVGLRSLDETRNPGAPAIDIPGTVLSVLAVGVLTYGLIEGGARGWTSPVILGSFAAAVILLAAFVAVEARRSAPMLPLRLFRQRLFTVSNTAMVVVGFALMGSSFFFSQFFVYVQGSSILRAGLQTLPVSLAMVIVSPYAGRLAARYGFRIVVTTGLALAGLGLLALGMVHADTGYGNVWWRLGVVGIGFALTMSPLTGAAIQAVSPQEGGLASGISSTTRQIGAVLGVAVLGAIVRTRQSGGASFEAGLDSAFLAAGTITLATAVFTGLWLARSKPAEGSAAPQRSTGPDAVTTSNATSVNSR
- a CDS encoding TetR/AcrR family transcriptional regulator C-terminal domain-containing protein codes for the protein MTTRTFEAVGRQVYALGVPASSWFTATSALMHYILGAAGQNAANLALARSLGPEADRDAYMDAVAAIWKQLSPQEFPFTRAVADHGLDHDDRAQFLVGIDLIIAGIEAGHAR